TGGCCAGGAATTCATCTTTGATCCGGCTCGTCCGCTCCGCTTCGGTGCGAGCGGCCCGTTCACTCGCCAGGAGTTCTTCACGTTCCACGTCGGACTGTTTGGCCGCGCCGATGTCAATGGTAATCCCATCAAAGCGCACCGGTTTACCTTCCGCATCATAGAAGGCGCGACCGACGGCCCGAATCCACTTTTCACGTCCGTCGACCGGCGAGACGGTGCGGAATTCAACCTCGTAGGTGGAACGCGACTCGAGGGCGCCGGCAATCGCCTGGCGGGTTCGCTCCCGGTCCTCCGGATGGAGGCGCTCGTAGAACGTGTCGATGGAAACTTCGGCTGCAGGCGGGAGCCAAAAGTGCTCCTTGACGCGCCGATCCCACTCCAACCGTCCGAACGGCAGGGGGCAAAACCAGAGCCCGATGTCCGCCGTTTCCAGCACCATGGCCATTCGTTCCCGGGCAATCCGTAAAGCCTCTTCATTTTGCCTGCGGGCGGTGACGTCTTGAAAATAAACCGACAACCCTTCGGCTGCGGGGTACGCATGGACCTCGACCCAGATGTTCAACGGCGGGTAGAAGTCCTCAAACGAGACCGGTTCGCCGGTCTCCATCGCGCGATGGTACTCGCGGTAAAAGGCCAGGTTTACCGCTTCGGGAAATTCCTCCCAAACGACGCGCCCGAGCAACTCGTGCCGCGAACGCCGCAGCACCTGCTCCGCTTCATCGTTGACGTAGGTGAAGCGCCACTGGGGATCGAGGAAAAAGAAAGCGTTGGTGATGCTTTCCAGAATGGTGCGGATGCGTCGGGCGGACCGGGCGGCTTCATCCTCGGCCCGCTTGCGGGCCGAGATGTCGGTAAAACAAATCACGACGCCCGCGATGGGCCCATCTTCGATGACCGGGCTGGCGCTGTACTCGACGTCAAACGAACTGCCGTCGCGCCGCCAGAACACTTCACCCTCAACCCGGCAAGGTTGGCCCGTACGGATCAGATCAGCAATCGGGCATTCCGCCTCGGGGTAAATTGACCCGTCCGCCAGGCGGTACTGGACCAGTTCATGGAAATTCTTGCCGAGCACGTCCTCCTGGTCCCAGCCGATCATGGCCGCGGCCGCAGGATTTATGAACGTGCATCGCCGTTCCAGATTAAGCCCGACTACCCCCGCGCTGGTGGACCGCACCAATAACTCGGCGTACTTGGCAGGGGGAACGTCCCCATCTTCCGCGGAACTGATCGGCTGATCCTTCAACATACCTCCCGGAAAATCTGTACCGTTCGCCAAAGCTCCGTTCGGCAACAAGGCCACCTTTCTTCAGACAAGCTCACTTGTTGCGGAACGGATCCCTGGAAACGGTATACCAACGTTTCGAATAAATGAGGAATCGCCTGGTGGCAAGGCGGCGTTTCCCGCGGCGTCCACCAATTCTAAAAAGACCGGCGGTGGCACCAGGACCGTGACTCCGGCAGCGGAAAGCGGGTGGATCGCTCGACGTTTGCGGGTCTGGGCGGCCCTATCGTGTTGCCCCTGAGCCCACAGTCAGCCACAATTTCGTCGGAACCGGCATTCCGGAAGCCGCACATCGTGTATCTTAGGACAAGTGAACGAACACGACTCCACTTCACCGGACTTCGAAGACTTAATCACCACAGATCTCCAGTTGGACGTAGGTTGGGCCGACATCGCTGACGACGAGATCTGCAAGGCGGAGTATGAATGCCTTTGCGTTTATCTCACCTTGCAAGAATTCACTGAACTGACGGAACTCCTGGTGGACGAATGTTCCCCATTGCAGGCCAGAAACGTCCTCGGCTGCTTTCACGAGTTGCTGAAGGGATCGCCTTTTCTCAGGAAACACCTTGAGCCGGACGACCTGGAACGGCGCATCAGCCTGCTCAATGCGGCAACCGATTTTCTCGGCGAACAGGCCTAGTTACACCGCGGCAGCCAATTGACCGCTTCCAGCGAGCCGTTCTGATCGATCTTTTGGTTGAAATCAGAGCGGCATGCGCTAGTAAGTTCCTCCCCGAAATTGCCGGGAGGTTGCCATGGACATCATCCGTAAAATTGAACGTGAACAAATGAAGACCGACCTCGTCCCCTTCAAGGTGGGCGACACCGTGAAGGTGCACACCCGGGTGATCGAGGGCGATAAAGAACGCATCCAGCTGTTCTCCGGTATCGTCATCGGGCGCCGGGGGAGCGGTCTTAATTCATTTTTTACGGTGCGCCGTATTTCGTATGGCGAGGGCGTTGAGCGGGTGTTCCCTTTGCATTCGCCTCGGATCGCAAAGATCGAGGTGGAACGGCAGGGCAACGTGCGGCGAGCGAAGTTGAATTACCTTCGCGACCGCAAGGGCAAGCAGGCCATGACGGTAAAAGAGAAATAGAGAAATCGTCGTAACGGCGTCAGTGCGGATGCCCCTCGCGGGAAATCCGCAACCGTTTCGGCGCCAGCCGGTTCTGCGTCACCGGACGTGTCTCGACGGCCATTGAGCCGAATCGGCCGATTTTATTTGCTGCCGGAGACGGGACTGCTCATCGTAAGCCCGATGGGCAGGCGGATACGATGCGGTCTGCAGCACGAAAGCGAGCTGCACGCCCGGGGCATCCGCGCGGTGGCCGGCGTGGATGAAGCGGGCCGCGGTCCGCTGGCCGGCCCGGTGGTGGCGGCGGCCGTCATTCTGCCCGATGCTTTCCGGTTGGCCGGCCTGACTGACTCAAAGCAGCTCAGCGCGGCGGTTCGGGAACGACTTTTCCTGGCCCTTCGTGCCGACCGGCAGGTCGCGGTGGCGGTCGGTATCGCCCCGGCCTGGGAAATTGATCAGGTCAACATTCTCCAGGCGACCCACCGGGCGATGCAACGTGCGCTCGGCACCCTGGAACGGCAACCGGACCATGTGCTCGTTGACGGATTACCGGTCCCATCG
This sequence is a window from Verrucomicrobiota bacterium. Protein-coding genes within it:
- a CDS encoding PAS domain S-box protein, whose protein sequence is MLKDQPISSAEDGDVPPAKYAELLVRSTSAGVVGLNLERRCTFINPAAAAMIGWDQEDVLGKNFHELVQYRLADGSIYPEAECPIADLIRTGQPCRVEGEVFWRRDGSSFDVEYSASPVIEDGPIAGVVICFTDISARKRAEDEAARSARRIRTILESITNAFFFLDPQWRFTYVNDEAEQVLRRSRHELLGRVVWEEFPEAVNLAFYREYHRAMETGEPVSFEDFYPPLNIWVEVHAYPAAEGLSVYFQDVTARRQNEEALRIARERMAMVLETADIGLWFCPLPFGRLEWDRRVKEHFWLPPAAEVSIDTFYERLHPEDRERTRQAIAGALESRSTYEVEFRTVSPVDGREKWIRAVGRAFYDAEGKPVRFDGITIDIGAAKQSDVEREELLASERAARTEAERTSRIKDEFLATLSHELRTPLNAILGWAQILRGGKVQERDFQEGLAVIERNARVQTQLIEDLLDMSRIIAGKVRLDVQHVDLAMVIEAVVDAVAPTAAAKGIRLQKVLDSRAASTVMGDAARLQQIFWNLLANAIKFTSRHGRVQVFLQRADSYIEVSVRDTGQGIKPEFLPHLFERFRQADASTTRKQGGLGLGLALVKSLTEMHGGSVHVKSRGEGQGSTFTVRLPLAIIQSDETESPGGQSASAPVGTDETFTQPPSLKKAKIVVIDDEPDARMVVKRMLEECEATVFTAGSAAEGLKLIRQVHPDVLVCDIGMPGEDGYQLIRNVRRLGPDAGGDVPAVALTALARSEDRRRAIVAGFDMHVAKPTEAGELIAVVARLAHRI
- the rplS gene encoding 50S ribosomal protein L19 — encoded protein: MDIIRKIEREQMKTDLVPFKVGDTVKVHTRVIEGDKERIQLFSGIVIGRRGSGLNSFFTVRRISYGEGVERVFPLHSPRIAKIEVERQGNVRRAKLNYLRDRKGKQAMTVKEK
- a CDS encoding ribonuclease HII, with product MGRRIRCGLQHESELHARGIRAVAGVDEAGRGPLAGPVVAAAVILPDAFRLAGLTDSKQLSAAVRERLFLALRADRQVAVAVGIAPAWEIDQVNILQATHRAMQRALGTLERQPDHVLVDGLPVPSLTLPQTAIVGGDAQSLSIAAASVIAKVTRDRLMEGWHRRFPHYGFDRHRGYPTKEHLQRLRTYGPCPIHRRSFAPVGATIPAV